The Kineothrix sp. MB12-C1 genome includes a window with the following:
- a CDS encoding ferritin-like domain-containing protein, with protein MEEFYSVTDLKKNMKIKTNTSSIDVCPYKVDVPYPPIQVDSKNSVYACDMLGNMSEVVSEMSDVSRYFYIAVVAKPQSSWISSCFHHISIIEMHHLNIFAELALLLGADPRLWSCNEYSQWWSPSFVGYPRGLRALVEESIRAEEAAIAKYSNQADIIRDENIVAILKRIVLDEERHLQIFTEMYHQL; from the coding sequence TTGGAAGAATTTTATTCTGTTACAGACCTTAAGAAAAATATGAAGATAAAAACCAATACCAGTAGCATTGATGTATGCCCATACAAGGTAGATGTACCATACCCGCCAATACAGGTAGATAGCAAAAATTCTGTTTATGCCTGTGATATGCTTGGCAATATGTCGGAGGTCGTTTCCGAAATGAGTGATGTCTCCAGGTATTTCTATATTGCCGTTGTGGCTAAACCGCAGTCTAGTTGGATTTCCTCATGCTTCCACCATATTAGTATTATAGAGATGCATCACCTTAATATATTTGCTGAGCTCGCACTGCTGCTGGGGGCAGATCCGCGGCTTTGGAGCTGCAATGAATATTCGCAATGGTGGTCACCTTCCTTTGTTGGTTATCCGCGCGGATTGCGCGCTTTGGTAGAGGAATCCATCCGTGCCGAGGAAGCTGCCATCGCCAAGTATTCGAATCAGGCGGATATTATCCGTGATGAAAATATCGTGGCGATATTGAAGCGTATCGTACTCGATGAAGAACGGCATCTCCAGATTTTCACTGAGATGTATCATCAGCTATAA
- a CDS encoding APC family permease has product MEAKLEKRYGLPTAIAMVVGIVVGSGVFFKAEKILTATGGNLKQGILAWVIGGIIMISCAYTFSVMATKYEYINGIVDYAEATMGGKYAYYVGWFMALIYYPTITSVLAWVSARYTCVIFGFPITGGECMTIAGFYLIANFALNSLSPVLAGKFQVSTTVIKLIPLSLMAIIGTFTGLRSGMTLYNFTHYVSQSTPNGLFTAVVAACFAYEGWIIATCINAELKNAKRNLPLALISGTFIIMTVYILYYIGLAGAVENEVIMAGGEAGAKLAFQTVFSSVGGSLLFIFVIISCLGTLNGLMLGCTRGIYSIAARGLGPKPQIFSQIDPSTNMPANSAILGLLLCSTWLFYFYGANLTDSWFGFFSFDSSELPIVTLYALYIPIFIMFMVKGNDLNFFNRILMPCLSLAGCIFMMIAAWFAHGIAVIAYLIVFLAIMSTAAFLLRKTKRPLEK; this is encoded by the coding sequence ATGGAAGCAAAACTAGAAAAAAGATATGGTCTTCCTACAGCCATTGCAATGGTCGTAGGTATTGTTGTCGGTAGCGGCGTATTCTTCAAAGCGGAGAAAATCCTCACTGCCACCGGCGGCAATTTAAAACAAGGTATTCTGGCATGGGTAATCGGAGGTATTATTATGATTTCCTGTGCATATACCTTTTCCGTCATGGCTACCAAATATGAATATATCAATGGCATTGTGGATTATGCGGAAGCTACAATGGGGGGAAAATATGCATATTATGTAGGTTGGTTTATGGCACTTATCTACTATCCTACCATTACCTCGGTACTGGCTTGGGTCTCTGCCAGATACACCTGTGTTATCTTTGGCTTCCCCATTACCGGCGGAGAATGCATGACTATTGCTGGGTTCTACTTAATTGCAAATTTCGCATTGAACTCCTTATCTCCGGTTTTGGCCGGAAAGTTTCAGGTCAGTACCACAGTCATCAAGCTGATTCCTCTCTCTTTAATGGCAATTATCGGAACATTTACAGGACTTCGAAGCGGTATGACTCTTTACAACTTCACACATTATGTATCTCAAAGTACTCCTAACGGATTATTCACGGCCGTTGTTGCGGCATGTTTCGCCTATGAAGGCTGGATTATCGCAACTTGCATTAATGCAGAATTAAAAAATGCCAAGAGGAATCTTCCTTTGGCTTTGATTTCAGGTACTTTTATTATCATGACCGTCTATATTCTATACTATATTGGTTTAGCAGGCGCCGTTGAAAATGAAGTAATCATGGCAGGCGGCGAGGCAGGTGCCAAATTAGCATTCCAAACCGTCTTTAGCTCTGTGGGCGGCTCACTGTTGTTTATCTTTGTTATCATTTCATGCCTTGGAACCTTAAACGGTCTGATGCTTGGCTGTACGCGGGGCATCTATTCCATCGCTGCAAGAGGACTTGGTCCCAAGCCCCAAATCTTCAGCCAGATAGACCCTTCCACTAATATGCCTGCGAACTCTGCCATCCTTGGACTATTACTCTGCAGTACCTGGCTATTTTATTTCTATGGGGCAAATTTAACTGATAGCTGGTTCGGATTCTTTAGCTTTGACTCCTCGGAACTGCCCATTGTTACGCTATATGCGCTATACATTCCTATTTTTATCATGTTTATGGTAAAGGGAAATGATCTCAACTTTTTCAATCGCATACTTATGCCTTGTCTCTCCCTTGCCGGATGCATCTTTATGATGATCGCTGCATGGTTCGCTCACGGAATTGCCGTCATTGCTTATTTAATAGTATTTCTTGCTATTATGTCAACGGCTGCATTCCTTCTGCGAAAGACAAAGCGACCGTTGGAGAAATAA
- a CDS encoding iron-siderophore ABC transporter substrate-binding protein, which translates to MKRKMLSSILALTLAFSLTACSAGTKEEASNISDAADASNTLDEVVSDEADAEDVSAQEEDTEYPIIIEHAYGQTIIEAKPERVATISWGNQDTPLALGVSPVGISEANYGVIDGSGILPWTKTAIEELGADTEIFKDTAGLDYEAISDVQPDVILAAYSGITQEEYDLLSQIAPVVAYPNLAWQTYWRDQIIMDATGMGMQDEGEQLVADLDGLIAQKAGDYPQIQGKKAAFFYFMPTDLGTFYVYLPTDPRAAYLLDLGMEFPESVLALATESGSFSLEMSAENADALQDIDIIIAYGNSDLLEALQADALLGTIPAIQNGSVAMIEDGTPIAASSTPSALSIPATIDDYLKLIGEAADKVK; encoded by the coding sequence ATGAAACGAAAGATGTTAAGTTCTATTTTAGCACTTACACTCGCTTTTTCCCTTACAGCTTGTTCCGCAGGAACAAAGGAGGAGGCATCGAATATATCGGATGCTGCGGATGCATCGAATACATTAGATGAGGTGGTATCGGATGAGGCAGATGCAGAGGATGTCTCGGCTCAGGAAGAAGATACTGAGTATCCTATTATTATTGAACATGCATATGGACAGACGATAATAGAAGCTAAGCCCGAGAGAGTAGCTACGATATCTTGGGGAAATCAGGATACACCCTTAGCCTTGGGAGTCTCTCCTGTCGGAATATCAGAAGCGAACTATGGAGTAATCGACGGCAGCGGTATCTTGCCATGGACGAAGACGGCTATCGAGGAGTTGGGGGCAGATACAGAGATATTTAAAGATACGGCAGGATTGGATTATGAAGCGATAAGCGATGTTCAGCCGGATGTAATTCTGGCAGCCTATTCAGGAATTACGCAGGAAGAATATGATCTGCTTAGCCAGATCGCACCTGTAGTAGCATATCCTAATCTTGCATGGCAGACATATTGGCGTGACCAGATTATTATGGATGCAACAGGAATGGGAATGCAGGACGAAGGAGAACAGTTAGTTGCTGATTTGGATGGACTGATAGCACAAAAGGCAGGTGATTATCCTCAGATACAAGGAAAAAAAGCAGCGTTCTTCTATTTTATGCCTACGGATTTAGGTACATTTTATGTCTATCTTCCTACGGATCCTCGTGCAGCATATTTGCTTGATCTGGGTATGGAATTCCCGGAGAGCGTTCTGGCCCTTGCTACTGAGAGCGGAAGCTTTTCTCTGGAAATGAGTGCTGAGAATGCGGATGCATTGCAGGATATAGATATTATTATCGCCTATGGAAACTCGGATTTATTGGAAGCTTTGCAGGCAGATGCACTGCTTGGTACCATCCCTGCAATTCAAAATGGATCGGTAGCTATGATTGAGGATGGAACCCCGATTGCAGCATCCAGTACACCTAGTGCACTTTCTATTCCCGCAACGATTGATGACTATTTGAAATTGATTGGAGAGGCAGCTGATAAAGTGAAATGA
- a CDS encoding FecCD family ABC transporter permease gives MKRSKMILLSTGSLLCICLCILASLALGAKSISFPEVIGALLHKEDTSFYALIVRERVPRTIFSMLAGASLGVSGALMQAITRNPIADPSILGVNTGASLFVVSGIAFFNISTAGQYIWLALIGAGITAAFVYAIGSLGYGGATPIKLALAGAATSAALSSLVSAVTLPRTQVMNVFRFWQVGSTSGATWEGITTVLPFLAVGLLIGIFSAPALNALALGEEVATGLGVRTGLVRIISALAGVLLCGATTALAGPIGFVGLMIPHTVRMLCGSDMRYIIPLSAVGGAILLTISDVAGRLLAYPGELEAGIITAFLGAPILIIIAMRAKVQAL, from the coding sequence ATGAAACGTTCAAAAATGATTTTGCTCAGCACAGGCAGTTTACTTTGTATCTGTCTGTGCATTCTGGCTTCTTTGGCATTAGGAGCGAAAAGTATAAGTTTTCCGGAAGTAATCGGTGCACTTCTTCATAAAGAGGATACTTCTTTTTATGCTCTCATTGTCAGAGAACGGGTTCCCAGGACTATTTTCAGCATGCTGGCAGGGGCCTCCCTCGGGGTATCCGGAGCCCTCATGCAGGCAATTACCCGCAATCCGATTGCTGATCCGAGTATCTTAGGTGTTAATACCGGCGCATCATTATTTGTAGTAAGCGGAATTGCATTTTTTAACATTAGTACAGCCGGGCAATATATATGGCTGGCTCTTATAGGTGCCGGAATAACAGCGGCCTTTGTCTACGCCATCGGTTCTCTCGGTTATGGCGGAGCGACACCGATTAAGCTTGCGCTGGCTGGTGCGGCAACAAGTGCTGCATTATCCTCTCTCGTAAGTGCGGTTACATTGCCGAGAACTCAGGTAATGAATGTATTTCGATTCTGGCAAGTGGGAAGCACCAGCGGTGCCACATGGGAAGGGATTACGACCGTACTGCCTTTTCTGGCAGTTGGCCTCCTTATAGGAATTTTTTCTGCTCCGGCATTAAATGCGCTCGCTCTGGGAGAGGAAGTTGCCACTGGGCTAGGCGTAAGAACCGGACTTGTTAGAATTATCAGTGCGCTGGCAGGCGTTCTGTTATGCGGAGCGACAACGGCGTTAGCGGGTCCGATTGGTTTTGTAGGGCTTATGATTCCGCATACGGTACGCATGCTTTGCGGCTCTGATATGCGTTATATCATTCCTTTGTCTGCGGTGGGGGGAGCGATTCTTTTGACAATATCAGATGTGGCGGGAAGGCTGTTGGCTTATCCGGGAGAATTGGAAGCCGGTATTATTACAGCTTTTCTGGGAGCGCCTATTCTGATTATTATTGCTATGAGAGCGAAGGTGCAGGCATTATGA